A single window of Methylomarinum sp. Ch1-1 DNA harbors:
- a CDS encoding HDOD domain-containing protein: MEPYLRSWTLNTIDSGLDDFAPPVDMRDHINRIKALPPLPGIAQQIIQLASDPLADAKKLALIIELDPLLTSQIIRWAGSALYGYRGRIVSVQEAIVRVLGYDFVMNLALSLSALSALKAPSQGKIGTRMFWLQAIAGSRLAVSLSENMPRQERPDRKTIFLSALLHNIGFPLMGHEFLDEFNYLATMIDANPSLTVYSVERFAFGVDHCSLGAWLMRTWSMPKPIIDVVYHHHNPHYRGDNYQINLLVYLSDCLLGTLGIGDGQNQSYDDEVFAALNLDCEFAMQKVAELEDSLEQIDSMAVRLTRYQ; this comes from the coding sequence ATGGAACCTTACCTACGCAGTTGGACACTCAATACCATCGATTCGGGTTTAGACGACTTTGCGCCCCCGGTCGACATGCGTGATCACATTAATCGCATCAAGGCTTTGCCGCCCTTGCCGGGCATCGCGCAACAGATCATACAATTGGCCTCGGATCCACTGGCCGATGCGAAAAAACTAGCGTTGATTATAGAATTGGACCCATTGCTGACCTCGCAAATCATCCGTTGGGCGGGTTCGGCATTGTACGGATATCGCGGTCGTATCGTGTCGGTGCAAGAGGCGATAGTCCGAGTATTGGGCTATGATTTTGTGATGAATTTGGCTCTGAGCCTCAGTGCGCTATCAGCGCTTAAAGCACCTAGCCAGGGAAAAATCGGAACCCGCATGTTTTGGTTACAAGCGATAGCCGGATCGCGTTTGGCTGTGTCGCTGAGCGAAAACATGCCTAGGCAGGAAAGACCGGATCGTAAAACAATATTTCTGTCCGCTTTACTGCATAACATCGGTTTTCCATTAATGGGCCATGAGTTTCTAGATGAATTCAACTACTTGGCAACGATGATTGACGCCAATCCTTCGCTCACTGTCTACAGTGTCGAGCGTTTCGCATTTGGTGTCGATCACTGTTCATTGGGCGCCTGGCTGATGCGAACCTGGTCGATGCCAAAACCGATTATCGATGTCGTTTATCACCATCATAACCCTCATTATCGCGGCGACAACTATCAAATCAATTTGCTGGTGTATTTGAGCGATTGTCTATTAGGAACACTGGGAATCGGCGATGGACAAAATCAGTCTTATGACGATGAAGTATTCGCAGCGTTGAATTTGGACTGTGAGTTCGCCATGCAAAAAGTCGCCGAATTAGAGGATTCGCTTGAACAGATTGACTCGATGGCGGTACGGCTAACCCGCTACCAGTAA
- a CDS encoding exodeoxyribonuclease III, whose product MKIISWNVNGIRAIQKKGFAETIAQLDADCILLQETKAQDDQVFKALDDIDGYHVYSNCAERKGYSGVALLTRQPPLKLSNDIGIDEHDQEGRVLVAEYEHFFLLNVYVPNSGQDLVRLDYRQNWDREFCAYLQQLQKQKPLIACGDFNVAHQEIDIARPKPNYNKTAGYTQAEIDGFSRFLDIGLADSFRHFHPDTVAYSWWSYRANARAKNIGWRIDYVLTSETLLDKIDDAFIAPEITGSDHCPVGIEIDF is encoded by the coding sequence ATGAAAATCATTTCCTGGAACGTCAACGGCATACGCGCCATACAAAAAAAAGGCTTTGCCGAAACGATAGCCCAGTTAGACGCCGACTGCATTTTGCTGCAAGAAACCAAAGCCCAGGATGATCAAGTCTTCAAGGCATTGGACGACATCGACGGTTACCATGTTTATTCCAATTGTGCGGAACGCAAGGGTTACTCCGGCGTCGCGCTATTGACTCGGCAGCCGCCGCTAAAGCTGAGCAATGATATCGGCATAGATGAGCACGATCAGGAAGGTCGCGTGCTCGTCGCCGAATACGAACATTTCTTTCTGCTCAATGTCTATGTCCCGAATTCGGGCCAGGATCTAGTGCGCCTGGATTACCGGCAAAACTGGGATCGCGAATTTTGCGCCTATCTGCAGCAACTGCAAAAGCAAAAACCGCTGATCGCTTGCGGCGATTTCAATGTCGCTCACCAGGAAATCGATATCGCACGTCCCAAGCCGAATTACAATAAAACGGCCGGCTATACCCAAGCCGAAATCGACGGCTTCAGCCGCTTCCTCGACATCGGCTTGGCCGACAGCTTCCGTCACTTCCATCCGGACACGGTCGCCTATAGCTGGTGGAGCTACCGCGCCAATGCCCGAGCAAAAAATATCGGCTGGCGCATCGACTACGTATTGACCAGCGAAACATTACTCGACAAAATCGATGACGCCTTCATCGCGCCGGAAATCACCGGCTCGGATCACTGCCCGGTCGGCATCGAAATCGATTTCTAA
- a CDS encoding bifunctional 4-hydroxy-2-oxoglutarate aldolase/2-dehydro-3-deoxy-phosphogluconate aldolase, translating to MTAIKDIMHTSPVIPVMVINRLEHAVPLAHALVEGGLKVLEITLRTPVALEAIKRIKAEVPDAIVGAGTVINQETLKQAVDAGSEFLVSPGVTDNLIDAALKSGVPILPGVISPSEVMRLLEKGISEMKFFPAEAAGGIPMLKSIGGPLPQVTFCPTGGVSPKNAAEYLALKNVACVGGSWMAPADLVDAEDWTEITRRAKEASALSA from the coding sequence ATGACAGCGATCAAAGACATCATGCACACCTCCCCGGTCATCCCGGTGATGGTCATCAACCGGCTCGAGCATGCGGTTCCCTTGGCTCACGCCCTGGTCGAAGGCGGCCTGAAAGTGCTGGAAATCACCCTGCGCACTCCGGTGGCTCTGGAAGCGATCAAGCGAATCAAAGCCGAGGTGCCGGATGCGATCGTCGGCGCCGGCACCGTGATCAACCAGGAGACGCTGAAACAAGCCGTCGATGCCGGCTCAGAATTTCTGGTCAGTCCAGGGGTCACCGACAACCTGATCGATGCCGCGCTGAAATCCGGCGTACCGATTCTACCGGGCGTCATCAGCCCCAGCGAAGTGATGCGTTTGCTGGAAAAAGGCATCTCCGAAATGAAATTCTTCCCGGCCGAAGCGGCAGGCGGCATACCGATGTTGAAATCGATCGGCGGCCCGTTGCCGCAAGTGACCTTCTGCCCAACCGGCGGCGTCAGTCCGAAAAATGCCGCCGAATACCTGGCATTGAAAAACGTCGCCTGTGTCGGCGGCTCTTGGATGGCGCCGGCCGATCTGGTCGATGCCGAAGACTGGACGGAAATCACCCGTCGAGCAAAAGAAGCCTCGGCCCTCTCGGCCTAA
- the edd gene encoding phosphogluconate dehydratase — protein sequence MHPIIEKVTQEVIERSHESRSAYLKYIDKAAQEGPNRSTLPCGNLAHGFAACSSADKADLTGNQKPNIAIISAYNDMLSAHEPYKDFPALIKEAAHEAGGVAQFAGGVPAMCDGITQGQPGMELSLFSRDLIAMATAIGMSHNMFDAALYLGVCDKIVPGLLIGALSFGHLPAVFVPAGPMPSGLTNKEKARARQAYAVGKIGRKELLEAESASYHSPGTCTFYGTANSNQMMMEIMGLHLPGSSFVNPYTPLRDELTKQAARQVLKFTALGDDYRPIARMVDEKAIINAVIGLLATGGSTNHTMHLIAIARASGITLNWDDFDNLSKAIPQLSKIYPNGPADVNHFHAAGGMGVLIAELLKHGLLHEDILTVADEKGMNSYTQEPKLKDGKLVWEPCPTSSMDTEVLSTVEKPFAATGGLHVMQGNLGRGVSKLSAVSADHRIVEAPAVVFDDQEDFLAAFKRGELEKDFVAVIRFQGPRANGMPELHKLTPPLGVLQDKGFKVALVTDGRMSGASGKVPSVIHLCPECEMGGPLAKVLDGDIISLNLQTGEITAKVAEAEFNARTPIPNRANNHHYGMGREMFGNFRLGASTAETGASNLFPVD from the coding sequence ATGCATCCCATCATCGAAAAAGTGACGCAAGAAGTCATCGAACGCAGTCATGAGTCGCGCTCGGCCTATCTGAAATACATCGACAAGGCCGCCCAAGAAGGCCCCAACCGCTCCACACTCCCATGCGGAAACCTGGCGCACGGCTTTGCCGCCTGCAGCAGCGCCGACAAAGCCGACCTGACCGGCAATCAGAAGCCCAATATCGCCATTATTTCCGCTTACAACGACATGTTGTCGGCGCACGAGCCTTATAAGGATTTTCCGGCTCTGATCAAGGAAGCCGCTCATGAAGCCGGCGGCGTCGCCCAATTCGCCGGCGGCGTGCCGGCCATGTGTGACGGCATCACCCAAGGACAGCCCGGCATGGAATTATCCTTGTTCAGCCGCGATCTTATCGCGATGGCGACGGCGATCGGCATGAGCCACAACATGTTCGACGCCGCCTTGTATCTGGGCGTCTGCGACAAGATCGTACCGGGCCTATTGATCGGCGCCCTCAGCTTCGGCCACTTGCCGGCCGTCTTCGTCCCTGCCGGTCCGATGCCCAGCGGCCTGACCAACAAGGAAAAAGCCCGCGCCCGACAGGCCTATGCCGTCGGTAAGATCGGTCGCAAAGAGTTGCTGGAAGCGGAATCGGCGTCCTACCATTCTCCCGGCACCTGCACCTTCTACGGCACCGCCAACAGCAACCAGATGATGATGGAAATCATGGGTCTGCATCTGCCCGGCAGTTCCTTCGTCAACCCTTATACGCCGTTGCGCGACGAATTGACCAAGCAAGCGGCGCGGCAAGTGCTGAAATTCACTGCCTTGGGCGATGATTACCGCCCTATCGCCCGCATGGTCGACGAGAAAGCGATTATCAACGCCGTCATCGGTCTGCTGGCGACCGGCGGTTCGACCAACCATACCATGCACCTGATCGCCATCGCCCGAGCTTCCGGCATCACATTGAATTGGGACGATTTCGACAATCTGTCCAAGGCCATTCCACAGCTGAGCAAAATCTATCCGAACGGTCCGGCCGACGTCAACCATTTCCATGCCGCCGGCGGCATGGGCGTGTTGATCGCCGAACTGCTGAAACACGGTCTATTGCATGAAGACATACTGACCGTCGCCGATGAAAAAGGCATGAACAGCTATACCCAGGAACCGAAATTAAAAGACGGCAAATTGGTTTGGGAACCCTGCCCGACAAGCTCGATGGACACCGAGGTCCTGAGCACGGTGGAAAAACCCTTCGCCGCCACCGGCGGCCTGCATGTGATGCAAGGCAATCTGGGACGCGGCGTCTCCAAGCTCTCCGCGGTCTCGGCCGATCACCGAATTGTCGAAGCGCCGGCGGTGGTATTCGATGACCAGGAAGATTTTCTGGCCGCGTTCAAACGTGGCGAACTGGAAAAAGACTTTGTCGCGGTGATTCGCTTCCAAGGCCCTAGGGCCAATGGCATGCCGGAGCTGCATAAGCTGACGCCGCCTTTAGGCGTATTGCAAGACAAGGGCTTCAAAGTGGCGCTGGTCACCGACGGTCGTATGTCCGGCGCCTCCGGCAAAGTGCCTTCGGTGATTCATTTATGCCCCGAATGCGAAATGGGCGGGCCGCTGGCCAAGGTATTAGACGGCGACATCATTTCGCTGAATTTGCAAACCGGCGAGATCACCGCGAAGGTCGCTGAGGCGGAATTCAATGCCCGCACGCCGATTCCGAATCGCGCCAACAATCACCATTACGGCATGGGACGCGAGATGTTCGGCAATTTCCGCTTAGGCGCCTCGACCGCCGAAACCGGCGCATCGAATCTGTTTCCGGTGGATTAA
- the pgl gene encoding 6-phosphogluconolactonase, with protein sequence MVKQFLFEDRDSLFNALALACERHLSKALSTQGQASFMVSGGDTPAPLYQALSHSDLDWTNTHVALVDERWVDKDHEASNEALIHRCLLINEATQAPFTGMKTTAETALEGCAESEENYRQLPKPFTVSILGMGNDGHTASLFPHAQGLNEALAEDNDQLIAAINAHESEVTGPNTERMTLTLNGLLNSKRLIILLTGEEKLAVFKQALGDGDVEDMPIRAILRQNKAPVELYWAP encoded by the coding sequence ATGGTTAAACAATTTTTATTCGAAGACCGCGACAGCTTATTCAATGCCTTGGCCCTGGCCTGCGAAAGACATCTAAGCAAGGCGCTGAGCACTCAAGGCCAGGCCAGCTTCATGGTTTCCGGCGGCGACACCCCCGCCCCGCTCTACCAGGCCTTATCGCACTCCGACCTGGACTGGACCAACACTCATGTAGCGTTGGTCGATGAACGCTGGGTCGACAAAGACCATGAGGCCAGCAACGAAGCGCTGATACATCGCTGTTTGCTGATCAATGAGGCGACCCAAGCTCCGTTTACCGGGATGAAAACGACTGCCGAAACGGCCCTGGAAGGCTGTGCGGAAAGCGAAGAAAACTACCGACAATTGCCTAAACCGTTCACCGTCTCGATTTTGGGCATGGGCAATGATGGCCATACGGCGTCGCTGTTTCCTCATGCGCAAGGACTGAACGAAGCCTTGGCGGAAGATAACGATCAACTGATCGCCGCTATTAACGCTCATGAAAGCGAGGTCACGGGTCCCAATACCGAACGCATGACCCTAACTCTAAACGGCCTGCTCAATTCCAAACGTCTGATTATCTTGCTGACCGGGGAGGAAAAATTGGCCGTTTTCAAGCAAGCGCTAGGCGACGGCGATGTTGAGGACATGCCGATCCGCGCAATACTGCGTCAGAACAAGGCGCCGGTGGAACTCTACTGGGCGCCATGA